The following coding sequences lie in one Deltaproteobacteria bacterium HGW-Deltaproteobacteria-18 genomic window:
- a CDS encoding riboflavin biosynthesis protein RibF, whose product MHCVTWPDQISGLEKGSCVTIGNFDGVHIGHQRLIARVRDLAAGFGLPSVVITFEPHPLRFFTGKKTPPFITLYEQRSELIRALGIDHLLCLEFNQELASMSPEDFVRRILVEGLHVKELVIGYDYAFGKGRGGNYALLTRLGQQWGFGVEQLEPVMVDQAIVSSTRIRDLVEAGDVWAAKALLGRFYRVSGTVIHGQNRGGRLLGFPTANMHLVDELFPKTGVYCCWVELDGELHPAVANIGYNPTFGNDVLSVEVHIMDLNRDLYDRTLKVHFVQRLRGERKFSGLDELKAQIGKDITLARTILALPEARLV is encoded by the coding sequence ATGCATTGCGTTACTTGGCCGGATCAGATCAGCGGCCTGGAAAAAGGGTCCTGCGTCACCATCGGCAATTTTGACGGGGTCCATATCGGACATCAGCGTCTCATTGCCCGGGTACGGGACTTGGCCGCCGGTTTCGGCCTGCCGTCGGTGGTAATCACCTTCGAGCCCCACCCCTTGCGTTTTTTCACGGGCAAGAAGACCCCGCCTTTCATTACCCTCTACGAACAGCGCTCCGAGCTCATCCGTGCCCTGGGCATAGATCATCTGCTCTGTCTCGAGTTCAATCAGGAACTGGCGAGCATGAGTCCCGAGGATTTCGTGCGCCGCATCCTGGTTGAGGGTCTGCATGTCAAGGAATTGGTCATCGGCTATGACTATGCCTTCGGCAAGGGCCGGGGCGGCAATTACGCGCTCTTGACTCGGCTCGGGCAGCAGTGGGGCTTCGGGGTCGAGCAACTCGAGCCCGTGATGGTCGATCAGGCCATTGTCAGCTCCACGCGTATCCGCGACCTGGTCGAGGCCGGGGATGTCTGGGCGGCGAAAGCCTTGCTGGGCCGCTTCTATCGCGTGTCCGGGACCGTGATTCATGGTCAGAACCGGGGCGGCCGCCTGCTTGGTTTCCCCACCGCCAACATGCATCTTGTCGACGAGCTTTTCCCCAAGACGGGAGTATACTGCTGCTGGGTCGAGCTGGACGGAGAGCTTCATCCGGCCGTGGCCAACATCGGCTACAATCCGACCTTCGGCAATGACGTGCTTTCCGTTGAGGTGCACATCATGGATCTGAACAGGGACCTCTACGACCGTACGCTGAAGGTGCACTTCGTGCAGCGTCTGCGCGGCGAGCGCAAGTTTTCCGGACTCGATGAACTCAAGGCGCAAATCGGCAAGGACATAACCCTGGCCCGGACCATACTGGCCCTGCCCGA